One stretch of Chryseobacterium fluminis DNA includes these proteins:
- a CDS encoding hydroxymethylglutaryl-CoA lyase → MFLTECPRDAMQGWGEFIPTDQKIDYINSLMDVGFDVLDCLSFVSPKAIPQMADSDEVAENIDKSRSNTKVSAIIGNYRGAEKALKHPSVDILGFPFSISETFQHRNTNKSQDEAFQEVIKMLELVKAEGKQLNIYFSMAFGNPYGEMWKWEDVDFWAQRFSEIGVKDILLSDTTGVATPETISLLFDKIPSKYPEINFGGHFHNRYEDSYVKLKAAYDKGCRRFDSAIKGIGGCPMAKDDLVGNMPTEQVINFMSVEKADHKLNLLNFESSYNRAKDIFHF, encoded by the coding sequence ACAGATCAGAAAATAGATTATATCAACTCCCTGATGGATGTTGGTTTTGATGTATTGGACTGTCTGAGCTTTGTATCTCCAAAAGCAATTCCCCAAATGGCAGACTCTGATGAGGTAGCCGAAAATATTGATAAATCCAGATCCAATACAAAGGTTTCTGCCATTATCGGAAATTACAGAGGGGCCGAAAAGGCTCTAAAGCATCCGTCTGTAGATATTCTGGGATTTCCATTTTCTATTTCCGAAACCTTTCAGCACAGAAATACCAACAAAAGCCAGGACGAAGCTTTTCAGGAAGTTATTAAAATGCTTGAATTGGTGAAAGCTGAAGGAAAGCAACTGAATATATACTTCTCGATGGCCTTTGGAAATCCTTATGGGGAAATGTGGAAATGGGAAGATGTGGATTTCTGGGCGCAGCGGTTCTCGGAAATAGGAGTTAAAGACATCTTACTTTCTGATACGACAGGGGTTGCCACACCGGAAACGATCAGTCTACTGTTTGATAAGATACCATCAAAATATCCCGAAATTAATTTCGGGGGACATTTTCATAACCGCTACGAAGATTCTTATGTTAAACTAAAGGCTGCTTACGATAAAGGCTGCCGAAGATTTGACAGTGCCATTAAAGGAATCGGAGGCTGCCCGATGGCAAAAGATGATCTCGTTGGAAATATGCCGACCGAACAGGTAATTAATTTTATGAGTGTAGAAAAAGCCGACCACAAACTGAATTTACTGAACTTTGAAAGTTCCTATAATAGAGCAAAGGATATTTTTCATTTTTAA
- a CDS encoding sulfurtransferase, which produces MSPIITPSELKNGSTENLIILDTRVGKDGYQNYLNKHIKGARFIDLDKDLADIGEDAAFGGRHPLPDIEKFAVTLAGLGISEDSQVVIYDDKNGANAGARAWWMLKSFGLTDVQVLDGGFQNAERENLEFSAGEESFKKTEIIKRENWLLPTSTLEDVENELINTSATVIDVRDAYRYNGESEPIDLVAGHIPGAINIPFSENLDENGNFLKPEILKEKYTELLKDKSQHLIVHCGSGVTACHSILALYYAGFPIPDLYVGSWSEWSRRDGKEVAKEIQ; this is translated from the coding sequence ATGTCACCAATAATCACTCCATCTGAATTAAAAAACGGATCAACCGAAAATCTTATTATTCTTGATACAAGAGTAGGTAAGGATGGGTATCAGAATTATCTTAATAAGCACATTAAAGGGGCAAGATTTATAGATCTGGATAAAGATCTGGCTGATATCGGAGAAGATGCGGCTTTTGGAGGGAGGCATCCTCTTCCTGACATTGAAAAATTTGCAGTGACTCTTGCCGGTCTCGGAATTTCAGAAGATTCTCAGGTCGTTATTTATGATGATAAGAATGGAGCCAATGCAGGAGCCAGGGCCTGGTGGATGTTGAAATCTTTTGGGCTGACGGACGTTCAGGTTCTGGATGGCGGATTTCAAAATGCAGAGCGGGAAAATCTGGAATTTTCAGCAGGAGAAGAAAGCTTTAAAAAAACGGAAATCATTAAAAGAGAAAACTGGCTTCTGCCTACTTCGACCCTGGAAGATGTTGAAAATGAACTGATCAACACATCTGCAACGGTCATTGATGTGCGGGATGCATACCGCTATAATGGAGAATCTGAACCCATTGATCTGGTAGCAGGGCATATTCCCGGAGCCATTAATATTCCTTTTTCTGAAAACCTGGATGAAAACGGAAATTTCCTGAAGCCGGAAATTTTAAAAGAAAAATACACAGAACTTTTAAAAGATAAATCTCAGCATTTAATCGTTCACTGCGGTTCCGGAGTGACCGCATGCCATAGTATTCTGGCTTTGTATTACGCCGGTTTTCCGATTCCCGATTTATATGTTGGCTCATGGAGTGAGTGGAGCAGGAGGGATGGAAAAGAAGTCGCGAAAGAAATTCAATAA
- a CDS encoding SUF system Fe-S cluster assembly protein: MKFTDDQIADIGEEIISVLKTVYDPEIPVDIYELGLVYDVQISDDADVKIIMTLTTPNCPVAETLPQEVKDKVAEVENVKSVDLELTFEPSWNKDMMSEEAKFELGML, translated from the coding sequence ATGAAATTTACAGACGATCAGATTGCTGACATTGGTGAAGAAATCATCAGTGTACTAAAAACCGTTTATGACCCTGAAATTCCGGTAGACATCTACGAATTGGGTCTGGTTTATGATGTTCAGATTTCCGATGATGCGGACGTTAAAATTATAATGACCCTTACGACTCCGAACTGTCCCGTTGCTGAAACGCTTCCGCAGGAAGTGAAAGATAAAGTCGCAGAGGTGGAAAACGTAAAAAGCGTTGATCTGGAACTTACTTTTGAGCCGAGCTGGAACAAGGATATGATGAGTGAAGAAGCGAAATTTGAGTTGGGAATGCTTTAA
- a CDS encoding 3'-5' exonuclease: MIQHIPLERVLFLDIETVPGTGNWHELPETEQKLWEKKTRFQRKEEVSAEEFYPERAGIMAEFGKIICITIGMIEKNDTLKIKSFADHDEKKMLLEFGEIFNSPRLREVILCAHNGKEFDFPWIARRFLINGIQPPVPFQMFGKKPWEIPHLDTMELWKFGDYKSFVSLELLAHVFGIPTPKDDIDGSLVSSIYYIEKDLQRIVDYCEKDVLTLANIFRRMRQEDLLKRYIN, encoded by the coding sequence ATGATACAACATATTCCATTAGAAAGAGTTTTATTCCTTGATATAGAAACGGTCCCAGGAACAGGAAACTGGCATGAACTGCCCGAAACCGAACAGAAACTCTGGGAAAAAAAAACGAGATTTCAGCGAAAAGAAGAGGTTTCCGCTGAAGAATTCTATCCCGAAAGAGCCGGAATTATGGCTGAATTCGGGAAAATAATCTGTATTACCATTGGGATGATCGAAAAGAATGACACTCTGAAGATCAAAAGCTTTGCGGATCACGATGAAAAAAAGATGCTGCTTGAATTTGGAGAAATTTTTAACAGTCCCAGACTGAGAGAGGTCATTCTGTGTGCTCATAACGGTAAAGAATTCGACTTTCCGTGGATTGCCAGAAGATTCCTGATTAACGGGATACAGCCTCCTGTACCATTTCAGATGTTTGGCAAAAAACCGTGGGAAATTCCTCATCTTGATACAATGGAGCTCTGGAAATTCGGGGATTACAAAAGCTTTGTATCTCTTGAATTATTAGCTCATGTTTTCGGAATCCCGACTCCAAAGGATGATATTGACGGCTCACTGGTTTCATCAATTTACTACATAGAGAAAGACTTGCAGAGAATAGTCGACTATTGTGAAAAAGATGTGTTAACTTTGGCAAATATATTCCGGCGGATGCGTCAGGAAGATTTGTTGAAAAGGTACATCAATTAG
- a CDS encoding tRNA-binding protein, with protein MTTKPEITWADFEKLDIRTGTIVAATDFEKARNPSYQLEIDFGDLGVKKSSAQITSLYAKEDLVGRQILAVVNFPKKQIANFFSECLVLGVYGEDPKDITLLTTSLPTKNGMQVG; from the coding sequence ATGACCACAAAACCCGAGATTACCTGGGCAGATTTTGAAAAACTGGACATCAGAACCGGAACAATAGTCGCCGCTACCGATTTTGAAAAAGCGAGAAATCCATCTTATCAGCTGGAAATTGATTTCGGAGATCTGGGCGTTAAAAAATCTTCTGCACAGATCACTTCTTTATATGCAAAAGAAGATTTAGTTGGCCGGCAAATTCTGGCTGTCGTTAATTTTCCTAAAAAGCAGATTGCTAATTTTTTCAGCGAATGCCTGGTTTTGGGAGTATATGGTGAGGATCCAAAAGATATTACGCTTTTAACAACATCGCTGCCTACAAAAAATGGAATGCAGGTAGGATAA
- a CDS encoding DUF4840 domain-containing protein, protein MTDPVKAEAAIAAIGKVKYNLNYTSKIDTQNNVVELTFAPKVLELTIPVDGTNKSTKVTFKDNQKGFYVGQDWSLRFGLIAEKIEVDGVQVTPYEVIKYDFPYCLKK, encoded by the coding sequence ATTACAGATCCTGTAAAAGCAGAGGCGGCCATTGCAGCAATAGGAAAAGTGAAATATAATCTTAATTATACTTCAAAAATTGATACCCAAAATAATGTTGTGGAACTTACATTTGCGCCGAAAGTACTGGAATTAACAATTCCTGTAGACGGAACAAATAAAAGTACGAAAGTAACATTTAAAGATAATCAGAAAGGATTTTATGTCGGACAGGACTGGTCGTTAAGATTCGGTTTAATTGCAGAGAAAATAGAAGTTGACGGTGTACAGGTAACGCCTTATGAGGTGATTAAGTATGACTTTCCATACTGTCTGAAAAAGTAA
- a CDS encoding RNA polymerase sigma factor, with amino-acid sequence MEETKEQDLAKRLLSKEESAWKELFGAYSGTLTYVCSRYIVSKDDVHDVLQNSFIKMFRSIESFEYRGSGSLKAWITRIVVNESLKHIRQNPDFKMVTDFEIPDVPDEEEPDLNEISQAAIMKMIRALPDGYRTVFNLYVFENKSHKEIAVLLGIAENSSASQFHRAKAMLAQKIKEYKMLKTAHYE; translated from the coding sequence ATGGAGGAAACTAAAGAACAGGATTTGGCGAAACGGCTTCTTTCGAAAGAAGAGTCTGCCTGGAAGGAGCTTTTTGGAGCTTATTCCGGAACGCTTACCTATGTATGCTCCAGATATATCGTCAGTAAGGATGATGTACATGATGTCCTGCAGAACAGTTTTATAAAAATGTTCCGTTCGATCGAATCATTCGAATACAGGGGTAGCGGCTCATTGAAAGCATGGATTACCCGTATTGTTGTTAATGAATCTTTGAAGCACATCAGGCAAAATCCTGATTTTAAAATGGTGACAGACTTCGAAATTCCTGATGTTCCTGATGAAGAAGAACCGGACCTGAATGAAATTTCTCAGGCAGCAATTATGAAAATGATCAGGGCTCTGCCGGATGGGTACAGGACTGTTTTTAACCTGTACGTCTTCGAAAATAAGAGCCATAAAGAGATCGCAGTGCTTTTGGGAATTGCAGAGAATTCTTCAGCATCACAGTTTCATAGGGCAAAAGCGATGCTTGCTCAGAAAATAAAAGAATATAAAATGTTAAAAACTGCGCACTATGAATAA
- a CDS encoding outer membrane beta-barrel protein, whose protein sequence is MNNDWLDDLRMKMEDHAEEVPEGLWDDIEDELFRDEDGIQAVVPATEDNTVKSNGEEESAVFKLKPLYRAAGAAAAIALFFVVGNRISDYFTGNASSERVIKADKKDVFQSIENQGDLIADEQYSTSGLSEKAKMPEVVKYQNNRTDIFEKIFHIENKKEIDIQSMIVENEKMSSLDENEDTPQKQNEVIENKISDVKDDFAELISNNGIKNEIPGPAKIKKQASRKLWMLSMLAGNAASSADQIPGYATISGAPIKADDIYQSSGTEVNPLVAVLVANQDQNVDARFVHKMPFTVGASVYHSLGKNGKWGIGTGVNYTKLSSEVRSGSQANFIKSEQTLHYIGIPVQVNYNVIQKGKLTGYVTVGAMIEKAVAANLKTQYVVNEEVKDNTTGKTDQKPFQLSVNSAVGVQYKIVNKIGLYAEPGVGYHFKDNSTLNTIYKEKPLNFNIKFGIRVLIE, encoded by the coding sequence ATGAATAATGACTGGTTAGATGATCTGCGCATGAAAATGGAAGATCATGCAGAGGAAGTTCCGGAAGGGTTGTGGGACGATATTGAAGATGAGTTGTTTCGTGATGAAGACGGAATTCAGGCGGTTGTTCCGGCTACGGAAGACAATACGGTTAAATCGAATGGGGAAGAAGAGTCTGCTGTTTTTAAACTGAAACCTTTATACCGTGCTGCTGGAGCAGCAGCTGCCATTGCTTTATTTTTTGTGGTGGGGAATCGCATCTCTGATTATTTTACAGGAAATGCTTCTTCAGAACGTGTGATAAAAGCAGATAAAAAAGATGTATTTCAATCCATTGAAAATCAGGGTGATTTAATAGCAGATGAGCAGTATTCAACATCTGGTTTATCCGAGAAGGCCAAAATGCCGGAAGTGGTAAAATATCAAAATAATCGCACAGACATTTTTGAAAAAATCTTCCATATAGAAAATAAAAAAGAAATTGATATACAATCAATGATAGTTGAAAATGAAAAGATGAGTTCACTGGATGAAAATGAAGATACTCCACAAAAGCAGAATGAGGTCATTGAGAATAAAATTTCTGATGTGAAAGATGATTTTGCAGAACTTATTTCCAATAATGGAATAAAAAATGAAATTCCAGGACCGGCGAAAATAAAAAAGCAGGCATCCCGGAAATTATGGATGTTAAGCATGCTCGCCGGAAATGCAGCTTCTTCTGCCGATCAAATTCCGGGTTATGCTACAATAAGCGGTGCTCCGATAAAAGCGGATGACATCTATCAGAGTTCCGGTACCGAGGTAAATCCTCTGGTCGCCGTTTTGGTCGCCAATCAGGATCAGAATGTAGATGCCAGGTTTGTTCATAAAATGCCTTTTACGGTGGGAGCTTCTGTATATCACAGCTTAGGAAAAAATGGAAAATGGGGAATCGGTACCGGTGTTAATTATACCAAGCTTTCTTCAGAAGTCCGTTCAGGAAGCCAGGCAAATTTTATTAAAAGTGAACAGACGCTCCATTATATCGGAATACCGGTACAGGTAAATTATAACGTAATCCAAAAAGGAAAGTTAACAGGGTATGTTACAGTCGGGGCGATGATTGAAAAAGCAGTGGCTGCCAACCTTAAGACCCAATATGTTGTCAATGAAGAAGTGAAAGATAATACAACCGGGAAAACAGACCAGAAACCCTTTCAGCTTTCTGTAAACTCTGCGGTTGGAGTACAGTATAAAATTGTGAATAAAATCGGGCTGTACGCAGAACCCGGCGTAGGTTACCATTTTAAAGATAACAGTACGCTGAATACCATTTATAAGGAAAAACCTTTAAACTTTAATATAAAATTCGGAATCAGAGTATTGATCGAATAA
- a CDS encoding T9SS type A sorting domain-containing protein, with product MKTKLIFLTALLSGFFTLKAQCNPAITSPRLGTMFPDKVVFCNSESETLSTTQAFDTYQWYKQEWDWQTPNNNPWVAIPGATSQNLTIDGTNDMLYYFKVAVTQNDCNAESPEILADGYAYGLPAMMTTLAPGTYEQTDADTYNVCEGATVRFENIYPTVYGVHTWYKCTPGNIPPVPGDPCIIGGATGDSYDATTSGYYGFYACTEYCPDQCEFLGMGSFVQLNFGNFPFCTLGTGETQTKEGNLKLYPNPTTQLLYVGKESDKNYQISIIDMSGKLIMQKSDHQYDKAIDVSQLVPGNYMIVSKSSGGKMYKNKFIKK from the coding sequence ATGAAAACAAAACTCATTTTTTTGACGGCCCTGCTGTCTGGCTTTTTTACCTTAAAGGCACAATGTAATCCAGCGATTACAAGTCCACGGTTAGGAACCATGTTTCCTGATAAAGTTGTTTTTTGTAACAGCGAATCGGAGACATTATCCACCACGCAGGCATTTGACACCTATCAGTGGTACAAACAGGAATGGGACTGGCAGACGCCGAATAATAATCCGTGGGTGGCCATTCCCGGAGCAACTTCTCAGAATCTGACGATTGACGGTACAAACGACATGCTGTATTATTTTAAAGTGGCAGTTACCCAGAATGACTGTAATGCGGAAAGTCCGGAAATTCTTGCAGACGGTTATGCCTACGGTCTTCCGGCCATGATGACTACGCTTGCTCCCGGGACGTATGAGCAGACCGATGCTGATACCTACAATGTGTGTGAAGGGGCTACGGTGAGGTTTGAAAATATTTATCCCACAGTATACGGCGTTCATACCTGGTATAAATGTACACCCGGCAATATTCCTCCGGTTCCCGGAGATCCTTGCATCATCGGAGGGGCCACAGGAGATTCTTACGATGCGACAACCTCAGGATATTATGGCTTTTATGCCTGTACCGAATATTGTCCTGACCAGTGCGAGTTTCTGGGAATGGGCAGTTTCGTACAGCTAAATTTCGGAAACTTCCCGTTCTGTACTTTGGGAACCGGCGAAACGCAAACAAAAGAAGGCAATTTAAAACTCTATCCGAATCCCACGACTCAGCTTCTGTATGTAGGCAAAGAATCGGATAAAAATTATCAGATTTCCATTATTGATATGTCCGGAAAATTGATTATGCAAAAGTCTGATCATCAATATGATAAAGCGATAGATGTAAGTCAGCTGGTTCCCGGAAATTATATGATAGTCTCCAAAAGTTCTGGTGGCAAAATGTATAAAAATAAATTCATCAAGAAATAA
- a CDS encoding YifB family Mg chelatase-like AAA ATPase, with protein sequence MLIKIYGSAIFGVSAQTITIEVNVDTGGIGYHLVGLADNAIKESSYRISAALKNVGYKIPGKKITINMAPADLRKEGAAYDLSIAIGILAASDQILAENIQDYIIMGELSLDGTLQPIKGVLPIAIQAREEGFKGIILPRQNTREAAIVNNIDVYGVENIKEVIDFFNEGKPLEKFVIDTRKEFQEKINDFPFDFSEVKGQETAKRAMEVAAAGGHNIILIGPPGSGKTMLAKRVPSILPPLTLKEALETTKIHSVAGKMGLETALMTTRPYRAPHHTISDVALVGGGSYPQPGEISLAHNGVLFLDEMPEFKRTVLEVMRQPLEDREVTISRAKFTVNYPSSFMLVASMNPSPSGYFPDDPNNTSSVFEMQRYMNKLSGPLLDRIDIHVEVQKVEFEQLAEKRKGEKSEEIRKRVLIAREIQNNRYKDLKISYNAQIGSKELEKFCQLDSTSFNLIKLAMEKLNLSARAYDRILKVSRTIADLEQSENILPQHVSEAIQYRSLDREFWNV encoded by the coding sequence ATGCTGATTAAAATTTACGGAAGTGCCATATTTGGAGTATCGGCCCAGACGATTACCATTGAAGTTAATGTAGATACCGGAGGCATAGGCTATCACCTTGTAGGTCTTGCAGATAATGCGATTAAGGAAAGCAGTTACAGGATTTCTGCAGCACTTAAAAATGTAGGGTATAAAATCCCCGGGAAGAAGATCACTATTAATATGGCGCCTGCCGATCTCCGGAAAGAAGGAGCTGCCTATGATCTGAGTATTGCCATTGGAATCCTGGCAGCTTCGGATCAGATTCTGGCTGAAAATATCCAGGATTATATTATTATGGGTGAGCTGTCTTTAGACGGAACCCTTCAGCCGATAAAAGGGGTCCTGCCTATTGCAATCCAGGCCAGGGAAGAAGGGTTTAAAGGAATTATCCTTCCCAGACAAAATACACGGGAAGCCGCTATAGTCAATAATATAGACGTATATGGCGTGGAAAATATTAAAGAAGTAATCGACTTTTTTAACGAAGGAAAGCCTCTTGAGAAATTTGTCATTGATACCCGTAAAGAATTTCAGGAGAAAATTAATGATTTTCCATTTGATTTTTCCGAAGTTAAAGGGCAGGAAACTGCTAAAAGAGCAATGGAAGTCGCTGCGGCGGGTGGCCATAATATTATATTAATAGGTCCGCCCGGCAGTGGAAAAACAATGCTCGCCAAAAGAGTTCCGAGCATCCTGCCTCCATTGACGCTAAAAGAGGCACTGGAAACGACAAAAATACATTCTGTAGCAGGAAAAATGGGTCTTGAAACAGCACTCATGACTACGCGTCCCTACAGGGCACCCCATCATACGATATCGGATGTAGCACTGGTGGGAGGCGGCAGCTATCCTCAGCCCGGAGAAATTTCATTAGCCCATAACGGAGTTTTGTTTTTAGATGAAATGCCGGAGTTTAAAAGAACAGTACTTGAAGTAATGCGGCAGCCCTTAGAAGATCGCGAAGTGACTATTTCGAGAGCTAAATTTACGGTAAACTATCCGTCAAGTTTTATGCTGGTGGCTTCTATGAATCCCAGTCCAAGCGGATATTTTCCGGATGATCCCAATAATACGTCATCGGTTTTTGAAATGCAGCGGTATATGAATAAACTTTCAGGGCCTCTGCTTGATCGTATTGATATCCACGTTGAGGTTCAGAAAGTTGAATTTGAGCAGCTGGCAGAAAAAAGGAAGGGTGAGAAAAGTGAAGAGATCAGAAAACGTGTTTTAATAGCCAGGGAAATCCAGAACAACCGTTATAAAGATTTAAAAATCAGCTACAATGCTCAAATAGGGTCAAAGGAATTGGAAAAGTTTTGTCAGTTGGACAGCACTTCATTTAACCTCATCAAATTAGCGATGGAGAAACTTAATCTTTCTGCCAGAGCCTATGACAGGATCCTGAAGGTATCCCGTACCATTGCGGATCTTGAGCAGTCCGAAAATATCCTGCCGCAGCATGTATCCGAAGCCATACAGTACCGGAGCTTAGACCGTGAATTCTGGAATGTATAA
- a CDS encoding spondin domain-containing protein: MKKHIFRITLAATGIMAFFTLASCDSNDTVDTPSQKTITFENVVTPKDFVQSGEIPGVTFFAPAGGKVILPGESQTITFSAGKAQALMFATMYGASKDWFFASKQPGIKLFDSNGNAITGDVSSEVLLWDNGSKNDITGLAESKPITQVMNINASQLVKLNLAYDDVSSKFTLTITNTSGGTANQTPLSPGVWAVSNYNGSQLINSAPFFTPNALSNPEITAIAQQGMTDKMIAKLNANTGIMTGLSPALVVVYRGDKNPIYETGKTDAGKGLKEIAQFGNVTKLQNYLKSLPDVKGVYVAGNAPIAPGSKVMTTFQSGAGDKIAYVTMFGFSNDWFYANEQVISSGMTGDVTSKTALFDSGTGIDQYPGAGNHQALFGGTPQAENNPIKKVGNQYPIPSVQQVVKVTIN; encoded by the coding sequence ATGAAAAAACACATCTTTAGAATCACTCTAGCAGCAACAGGAATCATGGCTTTCTTTACCCTTGCCTCTTGTGATAGCAATGATACTGTAGACACGCCTTCACAGAAAACCATTACCTTTGAAAATGTCGTAACTCCTAAAGATTTTGTACAAAGCGGAGAAATCCCGGGAGTGACTTTTTTTGCTCCTGCGGGAGGTAAAGTCATCCTTCCCGGTGAATCTCAGACAATAACATTCAGCGCAGGAAAAGCTCAGGCACTCATGTTTGCGACCATGTACGGCGCTTCAAAAGATTGGTTTTTTGCTTCCAAACAACCGGGCATTAAATTATTCGACAGCAATGGAAATGCCATAACGGGAGACGTTTCTTCAGAAGTATTACTCTGGGACAATGGCAGTAAAAATGATATTACAGGACTGGCTGAAAGTAAGCCGATCACCCAGGTAATGAATATAAATGCTTCTCAACTGGTAAAACTAAACCTGGCTTATGATGATGTTTCTTCTAAATTTACCTTAACCATTACGAATACTTCAGGTGGTACTGCAAATCAAACTCCCCTTTCTCCCGGAGTCTGGGCTGTGTCCAATTACAACGGTTCACAGCTGATAAATTCAGCACCTTTTTTCACTCCCAATGCTTTATCGAATCCTGAAATAACTGCGATAGCACAGCAAGGAATGACCGATAAGATGATCGCAAAACTTAATGCCAATACGGGAATAATGACAGGACTTTCCCCTGCTTTGGTTGTTGTATACAGAGGTGATAAAAACCCTATTTATGAAACAGGAAAAACAGATGCAGGAAAAGGATTGAAAGAGATTGCACAATTTGGGAATGTAACGAAACTTCAAAACTACTTAAAGTCATTACCTGATGTAAAAGGGGTATATGTTGCCGGGAATGCACCCATTGCGCCTGGAAGTAAGGTGATGACCACATTCCAATCAGGTGCAGGAGATAAAATAGCTTATGTAACCATGTTTGGCTTCTCTAATGATTGGTTTTATGCAAATGAACAGGTAATATCTTCCGGTATGACAGGTGATGTCACGTCAAAGACAGCATTATTCGATTCAGGAACTGGTATTGATCAATATCCTGGCGCAGGAAATCATCAGGCTCTGTTTGGAGGGACCCCTCAAGCTGAAAATAACCCGATTAAAAAGGTAGGAAATCAATATCCCATTCCTTCGGTACAGCAGGTTGTGAAAGTAACAATTAATTAA